The proteins below come from a single Sulfurovum riftiae genomic window:
- a CDS encoding glycosyltransferase family 2 protein yields MNKEILLSICIPTYNRASYLDLCLQSLTHYDAEKVEILIQDNDSQDTTQEVVKKYRNLNIKYKKNEKNIGAVKNCWTLINRAKGKYIFFLTDDDYLLPGGIERVIDFIEASNPVCFKTSLIMLLEKSKQCNYYKIKNLSKESLFLFSHILTGLCFNKQKLFEKYEEKFNENIYPSMAIMGLLLDNATYLDEPIAMHIWENEVFWEENMEPGSNNLRDELTKLIILL; encoded by the coding sequence ATGAATAAAGAAATATTATTATCAATATGCATACCCACATATAATAGAGCATCGTACTTAGATCTTTGTTTGCAATCATTGACTCATTATGATGCAGAGAAAGTAGAGATATTAATACAAGATAATGACTCTCAAGATACAACACAAGAAGTTGTAAAAAAATATAGGAACTTAAATATTAAATATAAGAAGAATGAAAAAAATATTGGTGCCGTAAAGAATTGTTGGACTCTAATTAATAGAGCAAAGGGTAAATATATCTTTTTTCTTACAGATGATGATTACTTATTACCTGGTGGCATAGAAAGGGTAATTGATTTTATCGAAGCAAGTAACCCTGTATGCTTTAAAACATCACTGATAATGTTGTTGGAAAAATCTAAACAATGCAATTACTATAAAATTAAAAATCTATCCAAAGAGTCACTTTTTCTATTTTCGCACATATTAACTGGATTGTGTTTTAATAAACAAAAATTATTTGAAAAATATGAAGAAAAATTTAATGAAAATATCTATCCGTCAATGGCCATTATGGGGCTTTTATTGGATAATGCCACATATTTGGATGAGCCAATTGCAATGCATATTTGGGAAAATGAAGTTTTCTGGGAGGAAAATATGGAGCCTGGAAGTAATAATCTAAGAGATGAATTAACCAAATTGATTATACTACTT